A section of the Oncorhynchus nerka isolate Pitt River linkage group LG3, Oner_Uvic_2.0, whole genome shotgun sequence genome encodes:
- the LOC115105676 gene encoding LOW QUALITY PROTEIN: metal regulatory transcription factor 1-like (The sequence of the model RefSeq protein was modified relative to this genomic sequence to represent the inferred CDS: inserted 1 base in 1 codon) produces the protein MSERGPRTEASMFLQVEVDRLERDDKEDNDEDKMAHYDDDDKDDDDLMSAPSGSRVYDRTTVLIEQDPIRLDEEGEEDHGHCVGGDHDGGGAFLVDEEEEEEEEEEGSMTFMGDQDGMSQGYVHHTISPDQIQFIINPGSMAMPRNIEGATLTLHSECPETKQREVKRYQCMFEGCTRTYSTAGNLRTHQKTHRGEYTFVCNQLGCGKAFLTSYSLKIHVRVHTKEKPFECDVQGCEKAFNTLYRLKAHQRLHTGKTFNCESEGCTKYFTTLSDLRKHIRTHTGEKPFRCDHDGCGKAFAASHHLKTHVRTHTGEKPFNCPSNGCEKAFSSQYSLKSHVRGHGDKGQPFSVTLTHPLSEDANHSLCLSDLSLISTDSELRENIHNSQNLDLNNVTPVRIFELMFQSPENSVSQDDAHPHESLVEAFGQETGQSTMGDGSTPISFSFSLVPSSSSSCSHPHYHPHSDTTSTTVLEASSQLPLSQTPSSQPPASPATISNVTAISSTQPLATFVPLPTAMQTPDMPAPNVALPVQTTPIVPSAAPVLVPGPALTNAALGTVVAATPTETVPLPAVAHTHTVPLASNTNPALAPPASAPTIALSHSHTQSLLQPSIVMSDQNLQWILNTAANSQQNPEQAPHGGPKVEKVFFTTAIPVGGNSGNSVQQIGLSLPVIIIKQEESCQCQCACRDSSKDKLSNKSSNTSAAPQQPTVLPAPLPPSAPVALPFXPVLPPAPSSPLCCLPPLTSEVNESPPLPQTGAVLGPGSPSNSVQTFPPGVATATTNPHPITSMVAKPSVSEFLSLQSPESTANIEALLLVTSNDDFTLATAGTSTTTNP, from the exons ATGAGCGAGCGTGGCCCTCGCACGGAGGCCTCCATGTTTTTGCAGGTGGAGGTGGACCGCCTCGAGCGCGATGACAAAGAGGACAACGATGAAGACAAGATGGCGCACTACGACGACGACGACAAAGATGACGACGACCTGATGTCGGCACCCTCGGGCTCCCGCGTCTACGACCGCACTACGGTGCTCATCGAGCAGGACCCCATCCGTCTGgacgaggagggagaggaggaccatGGACACTGCGTCGGGGGGGACCACGATGGTGGGGGCGCTTTCCTGgtcgatgaggaggaggaggaggaggaagaggaggaaggctctatgACCTTCATGGGCGACCAGGACGGCATGTCGCAGGGATACGTGCATCACACCATCTCGCCCGACCAGATCCAGTTCATCATCAACCCGGGGTCCATGGCCATGCCACGCAACATCGAGGGGGCCACCCTCACCCTGCACTCGGAGTGTCCGGAGACCAAGCAAAGAGAG GTGAAGCGGTACCAGTGTATGTTTGAGGGCTGCACACGGACCTACAGCACGGCGGGCAACCTGCGCACACACCAGAAGACCCACCGGGGCGAGTACACGTTTGTGTGCAACCAGTTGGGCTGCGGCAAGGCCTTCCTCACCTCCTACAGCCTGAAGATCCACGTGCGCGTTCACACCAAGGAGAAGCCCTTTGAGTGCGACGTACAGGGCTGCGAGAAGGCCTTCAACACTCTGTACAG ACTGAAAGCGCACCAGAGACTGCACACGGGGAAGACGTTCAACTGCGAATCGGAGGGATGCACAAAGTACTTTACCACACTCAGTGACCTGAGGAAGCACATTCGCACTCATACAGGGGAGAAACCATTCCG GTGTGACCATGATGGTTGCGGCAAGGCGTTTGCTGCCAGCCATCACCTAAAGACGCACGTgcggacacacacag GGGAGAAGCCTTTCAATTGTCCCAGCAACGGCTGTGAGAAAGCATTCAGCAGCCAGTACAGTTTGAAGAGTCACGTCAGGGGCCATGGGGACAAGGGCCAGCCCTTCAGTGTCACCCTCACTCACCCCCTGTCCGAG GATGCAAATCATTCACTGTGCCTCAGTGACTTGAGTCTCATCTCGACTGACTCGGAGCTCAGAGAAAACATCCACAAT TCTCAGAACTTGGACTTGAACAATGTTACCCCCGTGAGGATCTTCGAGCTCATGTTCCAGAGTCCGGAGAACAGTGTCAGTCAAGACGATGCCCATCCTCACG AGAGCCTTGTCGAAGCTTTTGGCCAGGAGACTGGTCAGTCCACCATGGGCGATGGATCCACCcccatctccttctctttctcccttgtCCCTTCCTCCTCATCGTCCTGTTCCCACCCACACTATCACCCTCACTCcgacaccacctccaccactgtCCTGGAGGCTTCCTCCCAGCTCCCTCTTAGCCAAACCCCCTCTTCCCAACCGCCAGCATCTCCTGCCACCATTAGTAATGTTACTGCAATCAGCTCCACCCAGCCCCTTGCCACCTTCGTACCCTTACCCACTGCCATGCAGACACCAGATATGCCTGCCCCCAACGTGGCGCTGCCCGTCCAGACCACTCCAATAGTGCCCTCTGCTGCGCCAGTATTGGTGCCAGGCCCAGCCCTCACCAACGCGGCTCTGGGCACTGTagttgctgccacccccacagagactgtGCCGCTGCCGGCcgtggctcacacacacacagtgcctttgGCCAGCAACACCAACCCTGCCCTGGCGCCCCCAGCCTCTGCCCCCACCATCGCCCTAAGTCACAGCCACACCCAGAGCCTGCTGCAGCCCAGCATCGTCATGTCCGACCAGAACCTGCAGTGGATCCTTAACACCGCTGCCAACAGCCAACAGAACCCAGAGCAAGCG CCACACGGAGGTCCAAAAGTGGAGAAGGTCTTCTTTACCACAGCCATACCAGTAGGAGGCAATTCAG GCAACTCTGTCCAGCAGATCGGCCTCAGCCTGCCCGTCATCATCATCAAACAGGAGGAGTCCTGCCAGTGCCAGTGTGCCTGCAGGGACTCTTCTAAAGACAAGCTCTCGAACAAGAGCAGCAACACCTCGGCAGCACCACAACAGCCCACAGTGCTCCCCGCTCCTCTACCACCCTCCGCTCCCGTGGCACTGCCCT TCCCCGTACTCCCCCCGGCACCCTCTTCCCCCTTGTGCTGCCTCCCACCGCTCACCTCGGAAGTGAACgagtcccctcctcttccccaaaCAGGAGCGGTACTAGGACCGGGTAGCCCCTCGAACTCTGTACAGACGTTCCCCCCAGGGGTGGCCACGGCGACCACCAACCCCCATCCGATCACGTCCATGGTGGCCAAACCATCCGTGTCGGAATTCCTGTCCCTGCAGAGCCCCGAGAGCACGGCCAACATCGAGGCTCTGCTACTGGTGACCAGCAATGATGACTTCACTCTGGCCACCGCTGGCACTAGCACCACCACCAACCCCTAG